The Prevotella melaninogenica nucleotide sequence GAACCCTGCGTATGCCAGAACACACCTAACTTTCCTTTCAATTCCTCTCGTCGCTCAACGCTCTGCATGAGGTTGTTTACACCTAAGTATTGGTGGTTTTTAGCGATAATCTTCACCTGCTTGTTGTCAAAGAAGATAAAGTTTTCGATATAGTCTAACAGGCGTTCCTTGCGGAAAAGACCGTCAATGAGGTTGATGATTGAAAGACCATACTCGGCTATATGCTCACGGTCGAGTTTCTCATGTTCGTCGTTGACCTTTAGCCAGTCGAAGAAGAATTCATACTTAGAGTTCCAAGCACCCAACTTCGTCTGCATACCATTTGAGAGTACGCATATCTGGTTTAGTGCAAAGATGTTGGGTATATCTTCTCGGTAGCTAACGAGATTCTTCTCATAGGCTTCCTTTATCTTTACGGTAGAGTTCTTCAACTCGATGAAGACCATTGGAAGTCCATTGACAAACAAGAGTACATCGGGACGACGATAACGAAATCTACCCTTTATCCACATCTGATTGACACAGTGGAAGTCGTTGTTCTCTACATTGTCAAAGTCTATCAGCCGAACGATGTCAAAGTCGTCTTTGCCGTTCTTCTTCACCTTTACATTGATACCATTGCGCAGATAGTTATAGAACTTATAGTTTGTGTCCATCATGTCCTTACCCGTATAATCCTTACGGAAGTCGGCTACTACCTGCGCTAAGATACTCTTGTCAATCTGTGGGTTAAGTCGTTCTAAGGCTGCAAGGAACACTGCAGGCAAGATACACTCTGATGAGTTGCGACGCTCCGTCTTGCTAACGTCATCTTGCGCTTCCACACTTGGGTCACACTCAATGCGCTTCCATCCGAACTCTGGTTGCGATAGTCGGGTACAAAGGGTCTGCTCTATGTCGTCTTCACTGATAAACGATTTCATAATACAATGGGTTGATTAAGATTTTACTTCAAGTTTGCCACTCATCAAACGGGGAAGGAGAAGGTCACGCTGGCGAGTGAGGAGTTGGTTTTGCTGTTGAATGATACTTATTTCTTTGAATAGAGGTTGTACTTTTTTAACGAATGAAATGTTAGTCTCCTCGTCGGGAAATAAAACTCTAATAGACTTAATTAGTTCTTGACTTAAGTTTTGTTGAGCAGCACCAAAGCTAATAGATAATAAGTATTCTCTAATAGACTTCAAATAGTGAAAGAGGTAATATTTATAGTCGATATGTTTTGGTGTAAATACACAACACGCTTGATTGCATGTAGCTTCAATTTCTGATATTCCTAATTTACCAACATTAACTCCATACATTGCCATAAGTAGAGTACCTTTGGGGAATAGTTTAGCTGAGGAATTGTTAACAGCATCTTCTGTGATACATTCCTCTGTGTTTATAAGGATACAATCTTGCAGTTCTCCTGTTTTTATCCAAGGAATAGTACCATTCTTATAGTATTCACCTTTATTTCGACTTGGTGTTCCACCAGATGATGTTTTGATGTTTTTTATTAACTTTATTCTTTTCCATCCTTTAGGCAATCCATTAACCATTTCTACATTCTCGTGTTTAGGGAATCGGAAACGGACGAACCACTCTTTATAAAGGTTCTCTGCCATCTGTTCTAACAGACGGATACGACGAGTGTTGTTCTCGATAAGACGGTCATAGGAGGAGAGGATAGAGGCTATCTTCTGTTGAAGCTTTTTTTCATGTATTTTAATCTTAAGAGAATGTAAGTGATTTTGATTCAGTGTAGGTACACCTGCTCCAGTATTATATTGTTCTAAATGCATCATTTGTAAGAAGTAATACACATATCTTGGAAAATTCCCCTTATAGTCTTTAACATATAAGGACGTATTTAGAGGCCAGCATCTTCCCTCTATATATTGAACTTTACCTAAACTTCCTGAACGTCCAGTAACAACCATAGGACCTTCCACTTTATATTCTTTATGAAAGGCTTTTATATTGGTAGATGTTATTACAGGATATTCTCCCTTTTCTATCTTATAATCTGGTAAATCAAATCCACGGTTAAGTCTGATAAAATCATCGAATCGAATCGTTTCCATACTCTGTTTACCCCAACAACTCCTTTAAGTTCTTCTCAATCTCACTCTCCAAGTCTTTAGCTTCAGCGGATAGCTTTGCAAACTCCGAGTTTAGCGATAGCATTTCGGTGCGGAATTCCTCTTCGGTCATTCCGTCGTCTTCAATCACTACGCCCACATATCGTCCTGCGTTAAGACTATAATCGTTGTCGATGATGCCATCTTCGCCTTCAAGTTTCGCTACCTTGCACAGACCGACAATGTCTTGATATTTGCCGTCTGGCCAGCGCTCTAAAAGCCAGTCTGCTTCGCGTTGCTTGTCTTCTGCCTTATACTCATCGACCAATGCCCAGAAAGCATCGCTGTCGCCCTCGTAAAGACGTGAGATGATTCCGAGGTTTTTTACCTGCTCTTCAGAGAACTTACGGTGTGCACGGTCTACCTGTGTAAAGATGTTACGAGCATCGACAAAGAGTATTTCGTCTTTCTTTGGTCGCTGCTTATTAAAGAACCAAAGTGTGGCAGGGAGGGTCACGGTAGAGAACATATTGCTGGGGAGGGTCACCATCTGACTGATGATGCCGTCCTCAATCATCTTCTTACGTATCTCCAGTTCGCTGCCTCCTGCATCGCTGGCAGAGTTTGCCATGACAAGTGCTGCCTTACCTTGCTCGTTGAGGGCTGTGGCAAAGTAGCCAATCCATAGGTAGTTGGCATTAGGTACGGTCTCTTTCTTGTCAGAAGCCTTCTTGGCAGACTTTGTTTTGTTGCGAGGTATACCATAGGTGTTAAAGCGTGCATCGTCTGTCACCCTCTCAACGACTACCTCATCGACATTAAACGGAGGGTTAGCCATGACATAATCGAACTGTCCAACGGCATTGTAAGGATCGCTATAGAAAGAGTTAGCCTCCGTAATCTCGCCACGCACATTGTTGAGTAGAAGGTTCATCTTTGCTAACTTTACCGTGTCAGGCTCTTTCTCCACGCCATAGCAACGGAAGTTCATCATCTGTTCGTTAGTGGCATTGTGGCGGTGCATATAGCGTGCCGCCTGAACGAACATACCGCCCGAACCGCAGGCTGGGTCAAGAAACTTCTTGTCGCCAGTGGCTGGCTGTAAGACCTCAACCATATACTGTACGACACTGGCAGGGGTATAGAAGGCTCCTCCTCCCTGACCTTCAGCAAGGGCGAAGTTGCCAAGGAAGTATTCGTAAATCTGTCCGAAGATGTCAATACTGATGTTTTCTGGAATGTCTTTGAACACACGTACGATGCGACTCAAGAGTTCAGGTTCCTCCTCAGGCACTAACTGTCCGTAGACCTCCTTTGGAAGAACACCATCCATACGAGGGTTCTCCTGCTCAATCGCCTCCATAGCAGCCTTTACTAACAACGCCTTTTGGGCATCGTCGGGGGCATCATTGAGATAATCAAAATAAGCACATTCGGGCAGGAAGAAACCACACTTCTCAATGGCTATGTCCTTATAGCTACGTTCCATGCGTGTGCCCTTATACTCGTTATAGGCTGCATCAATCTCCTCTTTATGCTGCTTAAAAAGCACATCGGCATAGCGGAGGAAGATAAGTCCAAGGATAGGCTGACTATACTTGTTGGCTGCAAGGTGTGCGCCAGCACGTAACATGTCGGCAGATTGCCATAGTCGGCTTTCGAGGTCTTTAAGTTCGGTACTTGTCATTGTCTTATTTTTCTTTTTGCGTATTGACTCTTTAATGATTATGCAAAGATATTAAAATAATACAAGAATACCTTAGGTTTTGTGGATAAGTTGACGAGTTAACGGGTTGACGAGTAAACAAGTTGACTGGTTGACGAGTTGACAAGTAAACGAGTGAACAAGTTGCTTGTGGACAGGGTAAGGGGAGACAGGGTAACAGGGTAAGGGAAGACAGAGTAACAGGGGGACAAGGAGACAGAGTAACATATTTAACAGGTTTTGGGGGAGGATGAGGTAACAAGTTGATAATGTAGGGTAAGGGTGAAATATGTTTACAAAAGGCGGTGCGTTTTGGGTCGAAAAATGGTCTTAAAAGGGCTAATCTTAGTGGTCTTGTAACTTGCAGAGAATCATATACTTGCAAGATTGCGTTTTAAAAGGGCGTTAGTAAGGGTCCAAGAGGGCGTTAGGTGGACCTCAAAAGGGCATCTTTTGCAAGCCAATTAGGCATCTTTTAGAAGGTAAATGGGCATAAATAAGAAGTTGATATTTGAAATATTTTGACACGAGGCTTCCCTTATGCTTTAGTTGTATAGTTTAAAAAAACGAGGGACTGCCATAGACAGTCCCTCATTAGTTCTTTTTATAGTGCAGTATGAAAGTCGAAACTAACAAGTGCACTTGCTAAATAGCGATGCAAAATTAGATAAATTATTTAGAGGAAACAAGTGTTTTAACTTTTTTTGTTTATTTCTTCTTCTTCTAATCCTGAATTGTGCAGTATAACGTCTTTGACACATTGATACGGAATACTATTATAGGCTTCTTGCAACTTAGCTTCCATCTCTATTACTCTGTTTTTAGATATTTTCAGTAGAAAATATCTGAAAACCAGATATGCACCTGATAGCATTGTTTTACGTCCACCTAAATCACCCAAAGGACCTTTACTTATAGCTTCAGGTAAGCTAAGGTCGAATAGTACTTTTCCGTGTGCGCAGCAATTGCGTAGGCGTCTGACCGTATTTATATAATTAGAAAAGACCGTAGGTTTTGAGATACCATACACTTTAGCAATATCACATTTTAGATGCTGATCTTTCAGATTATCGTATAGATTGATTATTGTACCAAAGGGCATAAACTCAAGTTCTTTCCATGCCGGAGCATCGGTTTTGTACTTGGTATAATGTTGATTAATCAGTGTTTCTTTCCTAATATTCTTAAGGATTCCCTTATATGTACGACTTTTTAAGAGTGAATCATTTACGACGCTATTATCTTTATACCAACATGGTATGTTTTTGTATTTGTTTGATACAAGATAAATAACAGTGGTTCTAAAATTCACCTCTATGCGACTGATGTATCGTAGCAGAATATTTCGTAGGTCAAAATCGAAATAATATAGTTTTATTGCATGTTCGAAAATAGTTCCATTTATGAATATATGGTTACGAGGTTTCCCCCTGGTTGGCATAACTTCAAATGGAAACCAATAACAGCCCATACGATAATAACCTATATCAAGTAATGCTTCCCTTACTTTTTCTTCTTGTTCGGCATCAATAGTCATACCACGAGTACGTAACTTTTGAATCTGATCGTTAACTGATATTGCTGTTTTCACCTTTACTTTTTTTGCAAAGATACAATAAAAATATAAAAAATAAAAAGTAATGCAATATTTTGTATACCATCCTAAAAATATCAAATTATTTCTGTAAAGCGGAAAGTAATAAATTAAAGAGGAGTAGGTTGACGAATGAGAGTTAGATGTACAGAGATGTTGTTTTATTTTCTTTTTCTGTTTGAGAAACTAAAGAGAAAACAAGATGAGAGGATGTATCAAAATGCAAATTAATAAATTGACAAATTTCAAACTATAAGTAGTTTTTCCTAAAAGCAAAGAAAAGACCATCTCTTTCCTCAAAATCGAGTATAGAAATGGTCTTTTTAAATGAATTGTGAATTACTTCACCACCACCTTACGTGTAGTGCCATCAGAAGACTTGATGATGTTAAGACCCTTCTGTAGCTTCTGAATCTGACGACCATCAACGGTGTAATACTTTTCTGTTGTAGTCTTACTGAAGTTTGCACTCTCGATACCATCGGTAGTAAGTGTGGCAACCATTGGTTCGCTTGAATACTTCTTGCCGTCAGCTTCGTAGACCATTATGACCTTGAGGGATGTGATAGAACTATCATAGAAGTGAAGAATACGTAGGTTATCGATAACCTTGAAGTCATAGTTATTCTTGTCCTGATAGTTGAAAGGAATATTGACTAATTCTTCCTGCTCCATGTAGTTGTAGTTAGTGCCTTTCTTGAACTTGAAAGGTTCTGTGCTACCATTAACATAGACATTGTAGTACATCTTCTCTGGGTCGAGAACGTTGCCATTAACGTCTGCGTTCTTTACATAGAATGCTAATTTAATCTCATTAGAAGTGTTTTCGTAGTTTGGAGTAGAGGTGAAATAGAAGTATTCTGGTGTTGCTGGTGCTCCAACCTCCTTCTGAATGTAAGGAGTCAAGGTAAGAGCATCATAGCTCTCAACGTAGTCTTCACCAGTAATGTTATCATTACTTGCTCTACCTAAAGAAGTTCTAAGAATCTTAGAAGTAGTCAGTTTACCAGTAGCATCAATGCTGAACTCAAGGTTATCTGCAGCCTTTTCTTCATTCTCGAAAGCAGCTGCAAAGGTGTGATATTCCGACTTATCGCTATCGTATTTCTTAAAGTCTGTCTTCTTGGTAATACCCAAATACTGATTAGTAGACATGACAGCCTTGTCGCCCTGCTTGGTAAGTTTCACCCAAACGTTTGCAAGTTTCTCAGCTTTGAACAAGCCCTTGACATAGATATCGTTATTATCGGTCATTACTTCAACAATA carries:
- a CDS encoding restriction endonuclease subunit S, coding for METIRFDDFIRLNRGFDLPDYKIEKGEYPVITSTNIKAFHKEYKVEGPMVVTGRSGSLGKVQYIEGRCWPLNTSLYVKDYKGNFPRYVYYFLQMMHLEQYNTGAGVPTLNQNHLHSLKIKIHEKKLQQKIASILSSYDRLIENNTRRIRLLEQMAENLYKEWFVRFRFPKHENVEMVNGLPKGWKRIKLIKNIKTSSGGTPSRNKGEYYKNGTIPWIKTGELQDCILINTEECITEDAVNNSSAKLFPKGTLLMAMYGVNVGKLGISEIEATCNQACCVFTPKHIDYKYYLFHYLKSIREYLLSISFGAAQQNLSQELIKSIRVLFPDEETNISFVKKVQPLFKEISIIQQQNQLLTRQRDLLLPRLMSGKLEVKS
- a CDS encoding Abi family protein, which produces MKTAISVNDQIQKLRTRGMTIDAEQEEKVREALLDIGYYRMGCYWFPFEVMPTRGKPRNHIFINGTIFEHAIKLYYFDFDLRNILLRYISRIEVNFRTTVIYLVSNKYKNIPCWYKDNSVVNDSLLKSRTYKGILKNIRKETLINQHYTKYKTDAPAWKELEFMPFGTIINLYDNLKDQHLKCDIAKVYGISKPTVFSNYINTVRRLRNCCAHGKVLFDLSLPEAISKGPLGDLGGRKTMLSGAYLVFRYFLLKISKNRVIEMEAKLQEAYNSIPYQCVKDVILHNSGLEEEEINKKS
- a CDS encoding class I SAM-dependent DNA methyltransferase codes for the protein MTSTELKDLESRLWQSADMLRAGAHLAANKYSQPILGLIFLRYADVLFKQHKEEIDAAYNEYKGTRMERSYKDIAIEKCGFFLPECAYFDYLNDAPDDAQKALLVKAAMEAIEQENPRMDGVLPKEVYGQLVPEEEPELLSRIVRVFKDIPENISIDIFGQIYEYFLGNFALAEGQGGGAFYTPASVVQYMVEVLQPATGDKKFLDPACGSGGMFVQAARYMHRHNATNEQMMNFRCYGVEKEPDTVKLAKMNLLLNNVRGEITEANSFYSDPYNAVGQFDYVMANPPFNVDEVVVERVTDDARFNTYGIPRNKTKSAKKASDKKETVPNANYLWIGYFATALNEQGKAALVMANSASDAGGSELEIRKKMIEDGIISQMVTLPSNMFSTVTLPATLWFFNKQRPKKDEILFVDARNIFTQVDRAHRKFSEEQVKNLGIISRLYEGDSDAFWALVDEYKAEDKQREADWLLERWPDGKYQDIVGLCKVAKLEGEDGIIDNDYSLNAGRYVGVVIEDDGMTEEEFRTEMLSLNSEFAKLSAEAKDLESEIEKNLKELLG